CGAGAAACCATCCACGACACACTATCCACGAGACACCATCCACGACACACTATCCACGAGAAACCCATCCacgatacatccatctataaaCCACCATCCACATATCACCCGTTCATGAGCCTTATAGATGATAGGAAAGTTTTCAGATATCCTTGAATCAGTACACATGCTCTCATGCATGGTTCGTAAGATCACAAAATCTAAGACATTGCATACTTGAGCTTCCACTTGATTgtacaaaaaattgaaatacaaaCAGCCAATTGCATAGCTTctctataaaaaaatgttaacacaATTCTCTTGTCCACAAAGTATATTGTCCGTAACTATCTCGTCCACAAATCTCTCTTCCACAACTTTGACGTCCATAATTCTCTCATCCACAATTCTCTTTATTATACGACTTGTGTTTATGTTTTTCAGATGTGTTTTGGTTCTGGTTTGAATACATCAGAGGTGGTAGAGCGTTCTGTAGCGTGGAGTATAGATCGAAGCAGATGGTCATGgatgaagaagaaagctttAGAAGAGACAACTGTTCTTTCATGGCTGTTAAAGCAACGCAGCCTGACTCACCGGCCCCGATGTCTTGCGGTGGTCATCACCGTCACTGTCGTTTAACTTGTTTGATTctcatatatataagttttaactttcaaatcatgatacaagaaagaaagaatacgaaaacaaaaaaaaaaatcataaaagtgAGAATTTAGCACATTCAATTTTTACAATTTCTAGATCTAGAGCAAAAGAATTGAATTTAGAAAAAAAGGGAGTTGGTTTCCTTGGTTTCCAGAAGAagacttgatttttttttaaaaaaaaaagaaaaatgaattatTGGATGGTTCAGTTTCTAATCAGTTATTTCTAGTTAGGAGATGTAACAAAGCTCACTAACTTACTAGTTAAAGCGTTTATTGGTCAATTTAACATGAAAAAGTGCCTTCAATATCCAATATGTCTTTTTGCGTAATTGGAAACTTGAATTGTGTCTCTTAgagtaaatttttcttttcgtaaatatttaaaaagaaagtCGGAACAACATGGGTCCAACATCTTGAAAATATTAGGTACGTCGATAAAGCATAAATTTCTTAGTTTTTACAACAACACAAAAGACAAAAAGAAGCATTTCAAATACAGATAAAAAGCCTCATTGTCATCTTTAGTACTTAAACTTGTGATGGCTTAGTCTCAGCTTCTGCGAGTTTTGGTTCAACATCAGCCTTTGCATCAACCTTAGTCTCAATCTTAGTCTCAGCCTCGGTTTTAGTCTCAGCCTCGGTTTTAGTCTCAGTCACGGCCTCAGCCTTAGCCTCGGCCTCAGCCTTAGCCTCGGCCTCAGCCTCCACAGGCCAGTAAGAAGTCTTCTTACCAGTCTTTGAAACTGTTTGAAAAACTGCTTCAGGTTCAACATTACCTTTCACTGTCACCTTTTGCTCCTTTATATCAATGTCAAATGACTCAACCCCTGAGATCATTGCAAggcataataaaaaaaatatttaatagaaagtatttaaaatcattaaaagaATAGGTTAAAAAATACCATCCATTTTTCCCAAGACTCTATTGACGGCACCAACGCAGCCCTGGCATGACATACCAACTTTGAGGACCACAGTCTgcacttataaaaaaaaattaatccgaAGAAAGTTCGaacaagattatatatataggaatGTTGATCGGACGAGTCCGGTCCAAAATACATATACATCAATAGGTAATTTTATATCTAAATCAACAATGAAGAGCACTAAtgctgaacaaaaaaaataattacatatgCCACTCTAGAACTATATATCTTGATGAGCGTTTATCCTAAACAATTGGTAGCATCTTTTGGAAACGAACACTAAAAGACGTGCTTGCTTGAAGATCCTTGGCTCTTCAAAACATTAACTCATCTTTTTATAGCCAAAAAGAACCAGGAAGAACCAActgagaaaaataaagaaagaaaatggaTAGAGAGATCAAAGTCACCTGAGACATGGCTACAATATAAGATGAAACGAAAATGAGAAGCCTTTGAGATAGATGATCCGAGTTAGATAATGGGATGAGAGATCTTTGTAATTTGATGAATGAGAAGAAATGGTGTGTTCTTGATTATTTATAACGCAAAAGCAAAGATTCGTTAGAGGTGGAGTTAGCGTAAAGGAAACGAGCACATTATTAGAATAAGTGCATTTACCATATTCCAAAAGTTTTAGGAAGGTTAGTTATACCGGATGTAGAAAAAGCCAACCAACTTCTTTAAAATCCACTAACCAAAAGTCCAAAACTAGATGTACAAAGGAGCGAAGGACTATCAGGTCTTATTGCAGTACACATCTTTGGTTGTAGTACCAAATACTTATTTTACTAGCTTAACTGTGCGGTatgaatgatatatataaaaatattttttttatatattattatttttgtatattaatttacgtattatgtacataattaaattagagtaatcaaataaatcaaaacaatacatttttttttatttacaatattttttttgttaaataaatcaaaacagtcatttattttatatagtatataactaaaatttaatgacatggacatagatatatagtatcatttaatataaatatttattactgagaattcatactcatatgataaacacaaaatgtgtgattttttaatgcaactttcaaaattaaaatattaaagttttaatactttttaatacaaatttagaaattatcatattttagtattttttatatgttatacagtttaattttaaactatatttaatatataatatgaatgtctagtaaatgaAAGTTTATATTCACACggtttatgatcatttgtatcttgttattaccaaaaaagttaaaccattgatcacaaaattgtagtgtgagacatttaacatttttagtaatttatagttgttttaaaaattcaaaatataatatataatttttttaattttttttattatatggttaatgtgattgtttaatatattttaataatataaaattaaacaaaaaagagctaagaaacaaaaattgttatcaaatatttattattcataatcattaattgtcatattatacgttaatcatatcgGGCGTAGTTTTTATTGAAAGAAAGTAcgagaatattcttttgaacactatttatcaatttaatagttagtttaataaaaaatataatataagttaagatacACCAACTTATTTCTCTAGGAATTCTGAATTTCATCTTCACGGTGACACGTATCTAtaaaacaatgttgtaatgtttctcaattaatacgtaaaagatataaataattacattttatatGGGGCCAGTCAAAAGTTTAattgtttgttattttatttgatagtaGTACAGTAATTGTCGATAAGTGAATTGGTTCATATCATTGTCAGTCAACAATTAGTTTACTTTGCAGTATGCAAAACCACTATTTCTCACCGACTCGAGtcattaattttagttttatctaGATAGATTTTCAAAGTAAACTAATTGTTGATAAGTGAATTGGTTCATATCTTTTATCTCTATATATTAAATGgtaagcattacaacatttgaaTGTTGTCAAGTagaatttttagagaaatatattggtcaatctaaatatatattatagtttttattaaactaaccataaaattaattaatctataaaaatattcttctttcttttcttaaataaaaactacagaattatctaatatgactaaaatatatatgacaattaatgattttgaatagtaaaaatttgataacaatttgttTATCCTCTtcgtttgtttaatttatattatgaaaataaattaaactattagataattaaaatttagtttttttgtatataatatattttaaaatttttaaaatggatataaattaaaaaaaataaagtttcaaacaacattatatttatttttaattatgttattcTTGTTTCCAAACATTTCCAAAAGTACTGcaactttaataagatagaagatataatatttcaaaaatatgttgttatttattttttcatgtcactattaaataatatatatgtgtcatGATATAGTTAATCGTGTTTTTAcctaccatcatataagtaatcatataattaatagtattttatacgtaccgtcatataaataatcatacatattatatttttaaaacttaatatgaaatataaaaatcataatttacgTTCGTGTTTGAAATtcctttgtattgtatttttcttaaatatatttaaaacattttataatggttataaaaaacattttagtaaaataaatttttgaatatatgtatatttttgaatcaattttaatataaatcaattttaaattaatattttgatttgaaatatgtatataaaatttaaatttatacaaGGATGTTTTTAGGTAATTAGATTGGGCCATccattttcgtatattttaaagatgatatttttcataatataatgaatttctaattttttttgataatataagcccataacttttttttttaatatattgatatccatgtttccaaacaaaactatatttttttctaactgCTATCTATGTTGgcaaataaaagtttaaagtacttttaatttaataagatagatgctCTAATATGATAAATTGTATATTGTTAATTTTTGTAATAAGATAAATcgtattatttataattatataattaattcttACTTTAAAAGAATACAAGTCCAAACATTTTATAATGTTGAttgtaacttaaaaaaaaaaaagaaaagaaaaactatttttGGGAATAGATTCATACGAATGTTGTTGATATCTAATGATTTGTTCATCCTTACACTGACCAGTGATCACTACAACATATAGGCCAAGtaataattaatcaaaaatgGGCCCACAAACCCACTAACAATAGAATCCTCCAGCTCTCGAGACTTCTCTTCTTCAGAACTCTTCCCCTTTCCTCTTTCCACCCTCCACCTTCCCGCCAATAGCGAGTGTGAATCCGAAGACTCCGACTCGCCGGAGAAATATGGAACCTCACCGTTCCGTCGCAGGAAGACCACAGAGAAAACCCCTCGGAGATTGCACCAACACCATCTCCAGAACTCCCCAacatccatcttcttcttcttcctccgtcAAATTCGCGAATCCGAGCCTCACGTCTTCTCTCAAGAGATTAGTAGATCAAACCTCCCTCAAGGAGAAAGCCCAAGATGCCAATAACTCATCAAAGGTTGTTCCCGGAACCGGAACCGGAACCGTTTCCAAGTCCGTTAGGCCCGTGACTCGCCGTGCGTCCGCCGATCTGGGATCTCCGGCGGCCACTACGTCTTCTCCTCCCTCGAAGCCGGATGATTTCAGTAAACCAGACGCTCGTGCCGCTTCCCGGTTAAGACCCGTAACTCGCCGTATGTCCGCGGATCTAGGTTTCCCGGCCTCCGCGCCGCCTCGGCCTCGCTCCGGTGAGTGTAATTGATTTCAATTACAATGGGTTTGTTCGAATTTGATTCTAGGATATCGATTTTGAGCTGAATTGAATTTGTGCGCAAGTCTAGGGTTATTGAGGAATTGAAAGGAAGAATCTTTGCTTTGTCACGTTTCTTGCTATAGTGGAAGAGAACTAGTTGGGTTGGGTGTCATCGTCATGTTCCTTAGGCTGATGTTTTTAAGAACTGTGTTATGCTTTAGGTGTTGGTGACAAGGATTTTACTGAGCCTTACTCGGTTTACACTGTTAGAAGGAAGGCTTCTGGGAGAAAAAGGAGTAAAGACGTGTCTTCCTCTAGTGCAATGCCTCGCCTTCGTCTTGACTTGTTAACAAGCCCTGGGTATGAAAACTCATTCAGTGATGTTTGATTGTATAAGTAATGGTAGCTATGGACATGTGGAATCAGGATAGAACATTGTATATGCTCTCTTGTTTTGGAAAGTATCTTATTTGTATGAAATCTAGGTGTTATAACTGGTTTCATCAAACTTGTTTAGCATTTTGTGGCCTGTGTAGAATTCAAGCAGGTCGTTGTTTTAATTAgtctttttgaaatttgtatcaCAGGAAGAGGAAACTTCAAGCAGATGAAAACAAAACGAAGCCCTCAAAAGTGGCTCCCAAAAAGGTAAATTCAAGAAAATTCTAGCCATaagtataacctctttaaattaatactctataaattaatgtacactaaaaatctctataaaataatataattttatagtctcaaattgagtttttggttcaattagtatatcgataaattaatatctctataaattaataaaaaaaattatagttttggtgtagtcccaacattatttaTGTATAGAGGTTTCACTGTTATATACTTATCAGAAGTGTAATATTTCTCTGTTGCTCTCTatactcttttcttttcttttttaaggtGGATTTTGAAATATTCTCATGAGATTACTTGCTGGTTGCTTTAACGGTGTTGTCCAAATCTAATTATGTATCTATGGTTATATTACAGAGGCAGCGAACAGTAAAGAAGCATAAAGAAGACAATGTGGATCAGGATTATATTGAGCAGCAGAAAGCCTACTTTGCAGAGGTCGATGCTTTTGAGCTGCAAGAAGAAGAGGTATCTAGTAGCGACTTAGATTAAGTAAGGATATCAATGACACACCATAACCCGTTTTGTTCGTATCACTGTATAGCTAAGGCTTCTTCTCACATGGAATATTTCACTGACCCCTTAATACACATGACAAGCTAATCTTTGTGTATACAAAAGATCTATCggtttataatattttacatggttttactGGGAGACGAACTATATAGATATTTATACTGATATACATCATACAATTACAATTACACATCAAAGATAACACTCTGTTCAATGAAGCAAACATCTGACAGAACGAATCAAGAACAcaataaattaacatattcaaATTTTGTTCATGTCACCGATGGTGAGAGCTTTACCAGTGGATTCACGCTCCCCATTGAAGAATTTCAACCTTTTCTTCCACCATTGGAGTAACACAGGGTCAAGGTCAAGGTCGGTGACGACCTAAACTCATGCTCTTTGTAACATGACTCACTGGTTTTCTCAAAGAATGCGGTGACGAGGAAAACGAGGATGAAGAAGACGTAGACCCAGAAATATAGTCGGTCGTCGTCTTTCTACTGTTACTGGCCTTCTTGAGGTCATGGAACAGAGACATCGACATGATTCTAGTTAGTTTTGCTCGCACCTTGTTCTGTCTCTTTGGCGTCGACAAAATCCCGGAGGAGTAATAAGACGGAGGCGGCGTGAGTGGCGGGGGAAGAGAGAACTCGGAAAAGTGATTGTGTTTGGGTGTACCTGGCCTTGACTCCCATACGAATGGTACGGAGGCTCCACCATAGTAGAAGGATCTCTCGTCTTGCTCCTCATCGAGGCCAGAGTACTCCATGTCATCTCTTAATCTTCCTAACATGTTACAATGTGTTTGTGTCTCGTTCTTGTCGGATTCAAAAGGTTGTTAGATCTCACACGAACACAATATTAAAGAGAGACAAAGGAGGTAGGGATCTCTACTTGTAGAAGAGTCTTGTTTGCATGGTTATAAGTGTTGATATTTATCCTTTTTTATtgctattaatttattttggatttttttcatAGGAAATAATTCGTATGGATGagcatatctatatatataaagaaatgttcgcATCTCTCCCGTGAAACCACAAGCCACGTCATCAAGTCGTGCGTTATGggagtgacacgtgtcccattttatatttggagccaaaataaatgaatgcagtCAGGGGTAATCGAACCCAGCACCTCTAGcactggtaatttctcttaaaaCCACTAGGCTgaagtcactttttataaatatgtggccgcaaaaatacttattatcgtgtcgGCTGGAAGCCCATActtcttctgcttgtggccagggccgacactaactgacgtcaagatgaagatcgtgaagttaaaaactttgctccaaacagttttgcaatgtttccaacctttataacttgatgcatataatatatatcaaaatacatttgttgtacacgtttttattagttttgcttttaaaagaagatatttacagttataaatgttttgtgccagtgaagtaatggttgaaaaacctctatacatatgtcattttaaaataacactcaacttctatatatagtcaatacatatgtccatgttatattatagactaaatattttctcttttaaaaatatagaaaacagtttttttagtttacaagcaaatgttgtagagcaagtatgcattatacaaaataatatatatttaaaatccatacgcaaaaacataaaagttgttataggcctctttctgacacatgcacactccactatgaataagaattaaaaagaaaaaacagtattgtcatcaaactttatcacaaatccacatttgtacatctataattatgagttggacaattagttaatttgatacaataccaaagcaagaataatcgaaaaacaactataccaccgcGTACTAATAAGTAACACATAACATATAACCAaatttttgaatcttaaaacaaatttcaactcaaacatttagtgaatatcaaattaactaatatcccgcctgtagggcgggccgaccctagttacATGTATAAGAAAGATATTTCTCATAATACATAGactaagaaaaagaaatggTTAGATAATAAATGAAAGGTTGCTATCTTACCGTTCATGTTTATGCATTACTTATCGGAGAGACGTGAggtttaatacttttttttctgTGGGGGttttaatattatgttaaatatgtaagtgtttttaataattgaataacctttatcaaacaaaagaaaacaagagcAAGAGTCTCAATGCATGTTAACTTGAAATGTAAGAAAATCTGAGACTGATGATATTTACACGTATCGCTGAAAGCATCTCACCGTATATTTGAGGCCCTAATAAACCCATCTCATAGTATTATTTATGCAGTCTTTTGAACACCCCTACAAACAACTCATGTACAGCTTAGTGTATCAGTATAAATTATATGACCAGTGTTTAGTTTTGACCTAATTATAAGTCCCAACAATACGATGTTTTTTTTCGTCGGTTCAAATTTCGTTGGAAGATACGAATGCGGAAACAGAAATAGAAACGTGACTGATAGAAAGAAGGGTTGATCATACTGTTTTACGTGTTGATACCTGAGACCGTATAAAATTAATGAAGGTTGCGATCGTATTTGTACGTGGTCCATTCTCCTCCTACTCAGATTATGCTTTAACTCGAAAGTGAGCACAatcttttttaatataattattggCCGCAAAGttagaaaactataaaattggTCGAGCTATTTATTTCACGCATACATTTACGATCATATCACATGTGGTCGATATTATGTCAACTTCCGGATTATAACATATCTTTTTAAGCTACGTGTCATCATcacaatcattcttagaatctttaaaaaaatatattggtccatcaaaatatataataagttttttattaaattaatcataaattgattattaatgttcttcattgtttccttaaataaaaataacggAATTACcaaatgtggctaaagtatatatgacaattaatgattttgaataataaatatttgataaaaattagtctattctctatcattttttaaattttaacatattaaaataaattaaacaactacattaatatagtaaaaatttagatttttctgtatatgttatattttgaaattttaaatacgaatataaatgactaaagttgtcaaaaatctcacattgaatttttcatggtttaaattttttgttataacaagatataaatgattacaaaattatataataagaagtcttatttaataaatattaatattttttaaaaataaattatgtaccATATAAAACtacatatgtattttaatttcgaaagttgctttgattttttgtttgataaaaaatttgaacaaatattgataacttaattataaaacttttcataatgtttttaaaattataaatgactaaaattattaaatatcccacaaaaaaaattgttatcagtgattcaaaatttttgttacagaaaatacaaatgatcaaaaaacaatatgagtataaaatattatttaacatatatcaatattaaaaatgtactatatatctatgttaatatcattaaaacttaattttatatcatataaaatagaaaaagtgtttgtttgaattaataaaatttatttatgtctttgcaccaatttaatcaTATACGTAATATTTACTGAGTTTttaattatcaatatatatgtattatttaataatatgtaaaagaacATGTAATATGTAAAACTaatctatataatatttattccgcgcaagacgcggatcttaacctagtgaTATCGTATTTGAAtacaaccaattataaaaaaaaattcaacaagaAAATAAGCCTACACTACTTGAGTTCACGTTGTAGAAACAATATATCCATGTAAATATGCAACTATATTTTATGCGATTATATGTAAATTTCAAGAAAAATGATATTGATTGCTGCAGGATAAACCAGGACGATTCACCAAGGTCCCCCATAACACTTAAAGCACATATGAAAGAAGACTTATCCACTGAGATTCTGAGAAAACTAGACAAATCTAACGTTAATATGTGTCGAACATTTTACCAACAAGGCGTTGACCCAGTTTTTCTGTGGAAGCTCGGTTCTCTGGATTCGAAGTCGGGTCTTTACGGTCCGGATAACCCgggtcatcaaaaaaaaaaaaagtgttgcaAGTCTGTTGTCATCAAGGCTTTAGGACGCATTatcatcttatatatattttatgttttttttggacaaaacaAATTTCATTCATACTACACTCTTAAGCGATTACAAAGATAAAAGCCTCATCGGACAATCAATGTGCATACCTAATAGATATTTTCTAGAACACAGTAATAGAAGGACGATAGAGAGACAAACTTAAccaattttgataaaaatgtcGAAAGAGATTTCgatgatactttttttttttttgaacaacagaTTTGAATGATACTACACAAGTAAAACCACAGAAAGCTACACTGTCCTTCAAATTTcttcaaacttaaaaatagtCACAGTAAATTGTGATGTTAAGTTCCAAAACCTCGATTCTCATCCGAATGAGTTTTGTTTTACCTTCTTGCCCCAAAAGGACCATCACATAAGGTAGCAAACATCATGGAGGACAAAAATGTTCTTTGGCTTTGAAATCGAGAGAATAGTACCTCTCATGAAGAGTAATTTTGATGGGGAGAGCTCTGCTACAACTAAGAGAAAGATAGAAGCCAAATCTCTTCGGGAACCTCCGGAAAAGGATTTAGATCCAGAGATAGGTGATTATGATTGAACAAGCTCTTCGGGAACCCTCCAAAAAGTACAGATCAAACAACTGAGAAGGAGATGATTCCACTGAGGAGACCTGAGACAATGAATAGTTCAGTGACTGACAAGGATCCCACGACACTGTATCAGATCTGACCGGAAACTTAAAAAGCTTCCTTGTCAATTGCAGTTCAATCGATGGCAAGACAAGCAACTGAGCCGTTTAATGAGCAAAGATAAACCACAGCGGTGGCAGGTGGTAATTTTCGAAAGGATTCTTCCGTTAAATCCCAAGAAAAGTTCAGATATCGTGAACCCAACAAGTTGACTGACTGAACATGCTGGAACCTTCATCGTAGAAGATAATGTTGGATCCAGAAGAGATAGGTTGATACGGAGAAGACGTCCGGTGGTGATGGGACCAATCTTAACACAGGTCAGAAGGAGGACGGTTTTTTTGTACCGTTAGTGAGAAGACACGAGAAAGCAATGGCTGTTGAGCGACAGGAACAGAAGCTGAGGACTGTTCAGCGAAGGTGACGGCAACGAGAGGGGAGCAAGCTGTGATGGATGAGGAGAGACAGAGAGGAACGCCATAGAAAGAGAAGAATACAACATGAAGGCCATCAAATAGAGAGCGCTGAGATACagtaaagagagagatgatTTCGTTGATCTTATTCTCACAGCCTGAGGCCGGAGAAGAGCACGACTGATTAGGTTAGTTAACTGTCTAACTGATTAGGTGATTCGTAATGATAAATAATTACTGTTCTATATAATTTTTGCTCTTAGACATgaagtattattattttaatcttgtctttttttttttttaaagattgggtacataattatataatttctatctGTATTACAAATGGTGATAAATTGCATGTGACATATGTGATATTTATCACATATGAACACCTTCACAGATAAATTTATTCATGTAACATTCGGATCGACAGATAATTCAGCATATACATTCTCTGCAAGAAATACATTCTCTGGGAATTGAACCCCAAATTTGAGGTAGAATCTTTTAAACTTTTATCATAGACGCCATGGTACTTCCACATGTTTTGAACTTATCTTGgaattgtaatttttatatatatgtatatcttaAGCCTGTAACCCTAAAGATAGGAAGCTTGTAACTTTCAGATTATACTGCTTAtaggaaaataaaacattctttctttttttttctggtcaGCTGAAATTAGATATCATATATAAGGAGGTATATATTGTGAAAAACATAACCAAAGAAGGAACATAAATCCTTGAACACAAAGCTGGCAAAAACCTAGTTCTACAGGGATAGAGTCGTATGTAAGGGAAACATTCATACCAAAACCTAAAATGCAACAAACCACATGTTCTATAACCAAAACAGAAAGCACCTAGGAGACTTAATCTGAGACAAGGAAAACTCAACAAAACCAGACCAACTTCAGTTCTTCAAGACAAACGAACCTTATCACAGATGCTCTTGCCAACCAACGATAACAAATTTCTCCAAAGACCTACATTTTAGttcttaaaaaagaaagaaaaaaacttcatGTCCTGCAAGATGAAGAAAACAGATCTCCGAAAGCGGTGGAGTCGGTAACTACGACTTGAACGCACCTAGATCGAAGCTTTTGAAGA
This Brassica napus cultivar Da-Ae chromosome C6, Da-Ae, whole genome shotgun sequence DNA region includes the following protein-coding sequences:
- the BNAC06G15860D gene encoding uncharacterized protein BNAC06G15860D; the encoded protein is MEPHRSVAGRPQRKPLGDCTNTISRTPQHPSSSSSSVKFANPSLTSSLKRLVDQTSLKEKAQDANNSSKVVPGTGTGTVSKSVRPVTRRASADLGSPAATTSSPPSKPDDFSKPDARAASRLRPVTRRMSADLGFPASAPPRPRSGVGDKDFTEPYSVYTVRRKASGRKRSKDVSSSSAMPRLRLDLLTSPGKRKLQADENKTKPSKVAPKKRQRTVKKHKEDNVDQDYIEQQKAYFAEVDAFELQEEEVSSSDLD
- the LOC106402402 gene encoding copper transport protein CCH-like, translating into MSQTVVLKVGMSCQGCVGAVNRVLGKMDGVESFDIDIKEQKVTVKGNVEPEAVFQTVSKTGKKTSYWPVEAEAEAKAEAEAKAEAVTETKTEAETKTEAETKIETKVDAKADVEPKLAEAETKPSQV